From the genome of Fibrobacter sp. UWB5:
AGGCAGCAAAAAATAAGCCTGCATCACGCTAACGTCATAAGCCTTCATCTTAAACAAAACAGACATTCCAGATGAATTAGCCCCGATCTTTTTCAATTTCCAATTTGATTTTGAAGCAAGATCTAGCCCTGCACTCGACGTATAGGTTCTCCATTCATAACCATTCATAATATGCCATCCATCCGGACAAATCCCCTGATGGATTTGCTCATCACCTTCTAAAGACTCTTTCCAAAACAGCGTATCATATTTTGCAGGCAAAGCCATCGCTTCGCTCCAAGTATACTGACCTCCCCACCCATTATCGCAGAACCACTCGTCATTCAGTTCACAATGTTTTTCTACCTTCGAATCATCAAGCATTCGCTTACTAGAATCAATCATCACACCATAGTTCAAGTTCTGAGCAAAAACTTCTATTTTATCTGCAGAACCATACGATTCAGACAAAACAACTGTTTTATACACTTGATGATCTCGAGGATCTTCGAATTCACTATAAACAGGTTCATAATCCGAAGCAAACAAGCTATCCATATTGGGGTAAACTTTTTCCTTAGGTTTGTAAACGATGGAATCAGTCTCCCAAAAGCCTTCTTCACAATGAGCATATACAGTACGATTCTCCTGATACAACGTGTCTAAAGAACCTTCATCACAGTATTTCAAAACAAATTCGCTACTACTCGACTCAACCACCGACGAGCTACTATTCTTGCCGCTTACGGAGCTAGAAGAGTTCTTTTCTGTTACAGAAGAACTAAAATTTTTCAAATCTTTCTGAGAAGACGAGGACGCGTTGTCGCTAATGCTACTCGACGAGATTTCTCCGATTGGATCGGGAGCAGAGCTACTTGATTCATCGCCGCAGGCAACGAACAAAACAGCAGAAAGCAACAACGCAACAAAATATTTCACAGAAGACCTCCAGTAACCACAATCGTTTTTGCCAAATTTAAATTATAAAAAAGGAATCACGTTAGTGATTCCCAATCAGCGTGACAATAAAGCAATCCTTAGCAGGCATCAAAGGAGATCCCGGCTTACGCCGGGAAGACAGAGAGGGCATTAAATAATTACACCATAGCGGCGCTGAAGTCGGCCTTGGTGCAGAGGGTTTCCTTGCCTTCGGCATCAACGGTCAGGAGTTCGCCACTGTACTTGTAAATGCCGTGGCGAGCCATGATGAGCTTGGCCTTCAGAACGATTTCAGCCTTCGGAATCACCGGAGCGCGGAAACGGCAGTTTTCGACCCCCATGAATGCCGGGCGCTTGCCGGTAGTTTCGGCTTCGCGACCGATCATGGTGAGGAGCGTGGCAGCCTGGGCCATGGATTCAATCTGAATCACGCCGGGGAGCACCGGATTGCCCGGGAAATGTCCCTTGAGGAATCCTTCTTCGCCGGTCAAATGCCACTTGGCAACGATTTCCATGTTTTCAGCATCGAGACTCAAGATTTCATCGACAAAGGCGAACGGGGCCTTCTGCGGAAGAACGCTGTGGACGACTTCGGCATCGTAGAGGATTCCATCGACGTTAGACTTGGGTAAAGATTCCAGCATTGACATAAGGAATGATTTTCTCCATGATTTGGTGGTGGGACACATGCCCTCCGTTGGTGATTTCGATTCTGACCCTCGGAAGGGCCGGACAGATAAAACTCAGGTCTCCAATCAAATCTAGTATTTTATGCATCGCAGGTTCGTTTGC
Proteins encoded in this window:
- a CDS encoding FISUMP domain-containing protein yields the protein MKYFVALLLSAVLFVACGDESSSSAPDPIGEISSSSISDNASSSSQKDLKNFSSSVTEKNSSSSVSGKNSSSSVVESSSSEFVLKYCDEGSLDTLYQENRTVYAHCEEGFWETDSIVYKPKEKVYPNMDSLFASDYEPVYSEFEDPRDHQVYKTVVLSESYGSADKIEVFAQNLNYGVMIDSSKRMLDDSKVEKHCELNDEWFCDNGWGGQYTWSEAMALPAKYDTLFWKESLEGDEQIHQGICPDGWHIMNGYEWRTYTSSAGLDLASKSNWKLKKIGANSSGMSVLFKMKAYDVSVMQAYFLLPKESSKIGTFAVTITEQSVWLGDDDHIGKHIPYSIRCVKDY
- a CDS encoding 3-hydroxyacyl-ACP dehydratase FabZ family protein → MSMLESLPKSNVDGILYDAEVVHSVLPQKAPFAFVDEILSLDAENMEIVAKWHLTGEEGFLKGHFPGNPVLPGVIQIESMAQAATLLTMIGREAETTGKRPAFMGVENCRFRAPVIPKAEIVLKAKLIMARHGIYKYSGELLTVDAEGKETLCTKADFSAAMV